In the genome of Aspergillus luchuensis IFO 4308 DNA, chromosome 2, nearly complete sequence, one region contains:
- a CDS encoding uncharacterized protein (COG:S;~EggNog:ENOG410PX3Q), giving the protein MVCIRDAEDAIASKKIAPLVECVEKLYHALYARLMMELVMVDLCSCFSIEVTRVSSHNNFMLPEPRHLYNIFLTCKQILDSPTVCKIFNKESVRNYQATLVHRAVTKVNSMPFALDDLIGYRRFTLGIIDNPDSSFRQKWAGSALIYHMPPPKVLIIHSERYMSFTPRNTYQFMIPQQPLPFIQRHNVDPAFTERARTSDHRQAALAMLEGKTVGVLRNQGTMQQLIEYAKRRKCVCQSACSCGQDCTQDPDRLCPCAEWNMILLLSQVNANRGTLGIRDRCTVLSKAVFQELSSIREDVDVFVIGLALNRAVRIFGEEMQKELFAGII; this is encoded by the coding sequence ATGGTTTGCATTAGGGACGCAGAAGATGCCATCGCGTCCAAAAAGATCGCTCCCTTGGTTGAATGCGTTGAGAAGCTATACCACGCCCTTTACGCGAGGCTTATGATGGAGCTTGTCATGGTCGACCTATGCTCTTGCTTCAGTATCGAGGTAACACGCGTTTCTTCGCATAACAACTTCATGCTCCCTGAGCCACGCCACTTGTACAACATATTCTTGACTTGCAAGCAGATCCTCGACAGCCCGACTGTCTGCAAGATCTTTAACAAAGAATCTGTTCGGAACTATCAGGCTACTTTAGTCCACCGCGCTGTGACAAAGGTCAACAGCATGCCGTTCGCCTTGGACGATCTCATCGGATATCGGAGATTTACCCTTGGGATTATCGACAACCCGGATTCTTCATTTCGCCAGAAGTGGGCTGGGAGTGCCCTGATTTACCATATGCCACCGCCAAAGGTCCTTATCATTCATTCTGAGAGATATATGTCCTTCACGCCGAGAAACACTTATCAGTTTATGATCCCCCAGCAGCCCCTCCCTTTCATTCAGCGGCACAATGTCGACCCAGCATTCACGGAAAGGGCACGTACTTCGGATCACCGGCAGGCCGCGCTAGCCATGCTTGAAGGCAAGACTGTGGGTGTTCTCCGCAACCAGGGCACCATGCAACAGCTGATCGAATACGCCAAACGGAGAAAGTGTGTGTGCCAATCGGCCTGCAGTTGCGGCCAGGATTGTACCCAGGATCCGGACCGTCTCTGCCCCTGCGCGGAGTGGAATATGATCCTGTTACTGAGTCAGGTTAACGCAAACCGTGGGACTCTTGGAATTCGCGACCGGTGCACGGTTCTTTCGAAGGCTGTGTTCCAAGAGCTTTCATCCATCCGGGAAGATGTTGACGTCTTTGTGATCGGATTGGCCCTGAACCGGGCTGTTAGGATCTTCGGCGAAGAGATGCAGAAAGAATTGTTTGCCGGCATCATTTAA
- a CDS encoding uncharacterized protein (COG:T;~EggNog:ENOG410PHX6;~InterPro:IPR036457,IPR039123,IPR001932;~go_function: GO:0016791 - phosphatase activity [Evidence IEA]) translates to MGQSWSESWPWFASRQDFHFGSGQNPASREKKESVCICACLGFPPGTAISGKLLAGMVPKTLVVSSTGCLSFFSSITPLASPVVIRRSPLWSAHSGAPSSIWVRRYRAVWPSYGITTPIPDPNPQFPISRSPFCFQTGYALCAKRPSRPFPPPFLSPPSSSFSDPLTTHYLSHDKRLSVRGDLVRGLNNGDDAVLVAENYLAVNDGVGAWATKPRGHAALWSRLLLHYWALELEREPNGQSELDPIGYLQRAYEETIRATTSPGEWLGTTTSVTAILHWKRDAATGSIRPLLYVTNIGDCKIFVIRPSEKRILFRTKEQWHWFDCPMQLGTNSVDTPQKDAVLSLIDVQEDDLVVAVSDGIVDNLWEHEILTIILDSLEKWQQGRHEDKDSEWAPPAVMADEQMVFIARELLKSALEIAQDPFAESPYMEKAVDEGLAVQGGKMDDISVVIGSCRRRT, encoded by the exons ATGGGGCAAAGTTGGTCAGAAAGTTGGCCGTGGTTCGCAAGTCGGCAAGATTTTCATTTTGGCTCTGGCCAAAATCCAGCTTCccgagaaaaaaaagagtcTGTCTGTATCTGCGCTTGTCTGGGATTCCCGCCCGGCACAGCAATCTCTGGGAAACTTTTAGCGGGCATGGTGCCCAAGACTCTTGTTGTTAGTTCGACAGGTTGTTTAtcattcttctcctcaaTTACTCCTCTCGCTTCGCCGGTAGTAATTAGACGCAGCCCACTGTGGAGCGCTCATTCCGGGGCCCCCAGCAGCATCTGGGTGCGACGATATCGCGCCGTCTGGCCTTCCTACggcatcaccacccccatccccgaTCCTAATCCACAGTTCCCCATCTCCCGCTCGCCTTTCTGCTTCCAGACAGGCTATGCGCTCTGCGCCAAACGGCCCTCGCGTCCCTTCCCCCCACCGTTCCTGTCTccgccctcttcctccttttccgaCCCGCTGACCACCCACTACCTGAGCCATGATAAGAGATTATCCGTCCGGGGGGATCTGGTCCGCGGCCTGAACAACGGCGACGATGCTGTTTTAGTGGCGGAGAATTACCTCGCCGTGAACGATGGGGTCGGGGCGTGGGCAACCAAGCCGAGAGGTCATGCTGC GCTTTGGTCTAGACTGCTCCTCCATTACTGGGCCCTGGAACTTGAACGAGAACCCAATGGTCAGTCCGAGTTAGATCCTATCGGCTATCTCCAACGCGCATACGAGGAAACCATTCGAGCAACGACTTCCCCCGGTGAATGGCTGGGAACTACCACATCGGTCACAGCAATACTGCATTGGAAGCGCGATGCTGCTACGGGAAGCATACGGCCCTTGCTCTACGTGACCAATATAGGGGACTGCAAGATCTTTGTCATCCGGCCTAGCGAGAAGAGAATCCTCTTTCGGACCAAGGAACAATGGCATTGGTTCGACTGTCCTATGCAGCTGGGCACCAACAGCGTCGATACTCCCCAGAAGGATGCAGTCCTTTCCTTGATTGATGTGCAGGAGGATGACCTCGTGGTGGCCGTGTCAGATGGTATCGTGGACAATCTGTGGGAGCATGAGATCCTGACGATCATCCTGGATAGTTTGGAGAAGTGGCAGCAAGGACGTCATGAAGACAAGGACTCGGAGTGGGCACCTCCGGCTGTGATGGCGGACGAGCAGATGGTGTTTATAGCGAGGGAGCTGCTCAAATCTGCTCTGGAAATTGCTCAGGATCCCTTTGCGGAGAGTCCGTACATGGAGAAGGCGGTGGATGAAGGACTGGCCGTGCAGGGTG GGAAAATGGACGATATCAGTGTGGTAATCGGCTCttgcaggaggaggacgtAA
- a CDS encoding rRNA-binding ribosome biosynthesis protein UTP23 (COG:S;~EggNog:ENOG410PK1E;~InterPro:IPR006984;~PFAM:PF04900;~go_component: GO:0032040 - small-subunit processome [Evidence IEA]) encodes MRAKRSKKYRKLMHQYELTFGFREPYQVLVDSNFLRAVHSFKMDLIPALERTLQGKPKPLLTKCSLAAIMASQPINPKTNNPYRPEHLPPPTTLPLRHCSHNADSTPIDEVECLLSLLSPSAESKKNKEHYILATADPHNAKDKSATDNSAAGRKRKRDAEDKAEAALRKSRLLRRQARSIPGVPIVYVKRSVMVLEPMSDPSDAIREGVEKGKFRVGLNDEAKKKTTTAGDGEKTKKKRDLKKPKGPNPLSVKKPKKRAPEGTTAGKTEKPKREAEERPAAEDREGEEGDAAPKAKRRRRHHKGGAGKIEGDGEGGAEAVAAAGAPADAMDD; translated from the exons ATGAGGGCCAAGCGATCCAAGAAGTACCGCAAGCTCATGCACCAGTATGAGCTTACGTTCGGATTCCGTGAGCCGTATCAGGTTCTGG TTGACTCCAATTTCCTCCGCGCCGTTCACTCTTTCAAAATGGACTTGATCCCCGCTCTGGAGCGCACTCTTCAAGGCAAACCCAAGCCTC TCCTCACAAAATGCTCCCTCGCCGCAATAATGGCCTCCCAACCCATCAACCCcaaaaccaacaaccccTACCGCCCCGAGCacctccccccacccaccactctccctctccgccaCTGCTCCCACAACGCCGACTCGACCCCCATCGACGAAGTCGAGTGCCtgctctccctcctctccccgtcCGCCGAGAGcaaaaagaacaaggaaCATTACATCCTCGCGACGGCGGACCCGCACAACGCCAAGGACAAGTCCGCGACGGACAACTCGGCCGCGGGACGGAAACGCAAGCGCGACGCAGAGGATAAGGCCGAGGCGGCGCTTCGGAAGTCGAGGTTGCTGCGGCGTCAGGCTCGGTCGATTCCCGGTGTGCCGATTGTGTATGTGAAGCGgtcggtgatggtgttggagcCGATGAGTGATCCGTCGGATGCGATTAGGGAAGGtgtggagaaggggaagtttagggttgggttgaatgatgaggcgaagaagaagacgacgacggctggggatggggagaagacgaagaagaagagggatttgaagaagcccaagggcCCGAATCCGTTGAGTGTGAAGAaaccgaagaagagggcgCCCGAAGGTACCACTGCcgggaagacggagaagccgaagagagaggcggaggagagacctgctgcggaggatagagagggcgaggaaggtgatgctgCGCCAAAGGCGAAGCGCAGACGTCGTCATCATAAGGGCGGTGCTGGAAAGATagagggtgatggtgagggtggtgcggaagctgttgctgctgctggtgcgcCGGCTGATGCcatggatgattga
- a CDS encoding COX assembly mitochondrial protein (COG:S;~EggNog:ENOG410PS0F;~InterPro:IPR013892;~PFAM:PF08583) produces MHSHLHTPYNASTLPFSPPISPPSTSDHIIPHTTPSTETNFPPSTDCEEIMTALDECHARGFIHKALGGCNDVKRDVNKCLAAERYARAKRNRDEAKEKRKKIERIWAEEKALAETGSISSLASSASASSGSSSAEK; encoded by the coding sequence ATGCATTCCCACCTTCACACCCCCTACAACGCAAGTACGTTACCTTTCTCCCCCCCCatctctccaccatcaacatcagATCACATCATaccacacaccacaccaAGCACCGAAACTaactttcccccctctacAGACTGCGAAGAAATCATGACCGCCCTCGACGAATGCCACGCACGAGGCTTCATCCACAAAGCCCTGGGTGGATGCAACGATGTCAAGCGCGACGTGAACAAATGTCTAGCGGCGGAGCGGTATGCGCGCGCAAAGCGCAACCGGGATGAGGCGAaagagaagcgcaagaagatcgagCGTATTTGGGCTGAGGAGAAGGCGCTTGCGGAGACGGGGTCAATTTCTTCgttggcttcttctgcttctgcttcttcgggctCAAGCTCGGCGGAGAAATAA
- a CDS encoding rRNA-processing protein PWP1 (BUSCO:EOG09261DW8;~COG:S;~EggNog:ENOG410PGZV;~InterPro:IPR036322,IPR015943,IPR001680,IPR019775, IPR020472,IPR017986;~PFAM:PF00400;~go_function: GO:0005515 - protein binding [Evidence IEA]), with protein MSMITTSAWVRRGVAAQFPTKYEINEEEMDRISKLARMQLEEAQGDLKAAQEDEEMEEDKKEGADDAMEDDSKEEEKDEKKDGAADDDDDLKEYDLDHYDSDEVDEDGEKITMFGNVKSLAYHQPNEEDPYLVMPPEEEDEEREELQIMPTDNLLLAGKVEDEVAHLEVYVYEDAADNLYVHHDIMLPAIPLALEWLDISVGKTAEGRTTGNFVAIGTMEPDIEIWDLDVVDSMYPNAILGQGGADAENGAKKSKKKKAKANDEYHIDSILALAANRQHRNLLASGSADRTVKLWDLQTTKCAKSYSHHTDKVCALEWHPTESTVLLSGSYDRTVVAADMRAPDSKARWGVDADVENVRWDKHDPNYFYVTTDAGMVYRYDVRNIPASPKESKPVWTLQAHDSSVSSFDVNPTVPGYLVTGSTDKSVKLWNVENDKPSMVVSRKLEVGKIFSTTFAPDADVSFRLAVAGSKGVVQIWDTSTNAAVRRAFVSRMPSLEGEVQERLVGIQPDQDESDEEEGVQEVGAAQGADGWESMDED; from the exons ATGTCTATGATTACCACTTCTGCTTGGGTGCGGCGCGGAGTCGCTGCCCAGTTCCCTACGAAATATGAGATCAACGAGGAGGAAATGGATCGTATATCGAAGCTTGCGCGCATGCAGCTTGAAGAGGCGCAGGGTGATTTGAAGGCTGcgcaggaggatgaggagatggaggaggataagaAGGAGGGTGCGGATGATGCTATGGAGGATGACTctaaggaggaggagaaggatgagaagaaggatggtgCTGCGGA tgacgatgacgacctgAAGGAATACGACCTGGATCACTACGACAGCGACGAGGTTGACGAGGACGGCGAAAAGATTACCATGTTCGGCAATGTCAAGTCGCTCGCCTATCACCAGCCCAACGAGGAGGACCCGTACCTGGTTATGCcgccggaggaggaagatgaggagagagaggaactGCAGATTATGCCGACGGATaacctgctgctggcggGTAAGGTTGAGGACGAGGTTGCTCACCTGGAGGTCTACGTCTACGAGGATGCCGCCGATAACCTCTACGTCCACCACGATATCATGCTTCCCGCTATCCCGTTGGCGTTGGAGTGGTTGGATATCTCCGTTGGCAAGACGGCCGAGGGCCGCACTACCGGCAACTTTGTGGCTATCGGAACAATGGAGCCTGACATTGAGATCTGGGATCTCGATGTCGTCGACAGCATGTACCCCAACGCGATCCTGGGACAGGGCGGTGCCGATGCCGAGAACGGcgcgaagaagtccaagaagaagaaggccaaggctaACGACGAATACCACATCGACTCGATCCTCGCTCTGGCTGCGAACCGCCAGCACCGCAACCTTCTGGCCTCTGGATCTGCCGATCGCACCGTAAAGCTCTGGGATCTCCAGACCACCAAGTGCGCCAAGTCCTACTCCCACCACACCGACAAGGTGTGCGCGCTTGAATGGCACCCTACCGAGTCTACAGTCCTGCTGAGCGGTAGTTACGACCGCACCGTGGTTGCAGCGGATATGAGAGCCCCCGACTCCAAGGCCCGCTGGGGCGTGGATGCCGATGTCGAGAACGTGCGCTGGGACAAGCACGACCCCAACTACTTCTACGTGACGACAGATGCCGGTATGGTGTACCGCTACGATGTGCGCAACATTCCCGCCTCGCCCAAGGAGTCCAAGCCCGTGTGGACGCTGCAGGCGCACGACTCATCGGTGTCGTCGTTTGACGTCAACCCGACCGTGCCGGGCTATCTGGTGACCGGATCAACGGACAAGTCCGTGAAGCTCTGGAACGTTGAGAACGACAAGCCCAGCATGGTGGTGTCTCGCAAGTTGGAAGTGGGCAAGATCTTCTCGACCACTTTCGCACCGGATGCTGATGTGAGCTTCCGCCTGGCCGTGGCGGGCAGCAAGGGCGTGGTCCAGATCTGGGACACCTCCACCAACGCGGCGGTGCGTCGGGCGTTCGTCTCGCGGATGCCTTCcctggagggagaggtgCAGGAACGTCTGGTCGGTATTCAGCCCGATCAGGATgagtcggatgaggaggaaggcgtgCAGGAGGTTGGAGCGGCGCAAGGTGCGGATGGCTGGGAGTCGATGGATGAGGATTGA
- a CDS encoding uncharacterized protein (COG:S;~EggNog:ENOG410PR5J) — MALARAFTKRSKRPEVSAPMPYREPHKHAGPINRDKISAPVELLSTTNMLAYNAPDIHSATSSSTSSLQSPDDSEMSFTQRSFGSPLTTPDESPIEPNPLPSYFPKRSATITSHPRSSTSTNSSTDAPLVPKRALSHTKRTHQELARQRSLSRLSPPPLNSLRNASAARQTQDSYKAEPHPFSKELEQVNEVVEEFGGTRILDDEELILRDKGLMKFTADDYLVEIEALYGSVFDDYLGPIGTGAWL; from the coding sequence ATGGCTTTGGCTAGAGCGTTCACCAAGCGCAGCAAGCGCCCCGAGGTCTCGGCCCCGATGCCATACCGGGAACCACATAAGCACGCTGGTCCGATCAATCGAGACAAGATCTCGGCTCCCGTGGAGTTGTTGTCGACGACAAACATGCTGGCTTACAATGCGCCCGACATCCACTCGGCAACTTCGTCTTCTACCTCGTCATTGCAGTCGCCCGACGATTCGGAAATGTCTTTCACACAACGCAGTTTTGGGTCGCCTCTGACTACACCCGATGAGTCTCCCATCGAGCCAAACCCATTGCCTTCCTATTTCCCGAAGCGATCTGCCACCATCACGAGCCACCCTCGCTCCTCGACATCGACCAATTCCTCTACGGATGCGCCACTGGTTCCCAAACGGGCGCTCTCCCACACGAAGCGGACCCACCAAGAGCTTGCTCGCCAGCGTTCCTTGTCTCGGCTATCTCCACCCCCGTTGAACTCGTTGCGCAATGCATCTGCTGCACGTCAGACACAGGATAGCTACAAGGCCGAGCCCCATCCCTTCAGCAAGGAACTCGAGCAAGTGAAcgaggtggttgaggagttcGGTGGCACCCGTATACTCGACGATGAGGAGTTGATTCTACGAGATAAGGGATTAATGAAGTTTACCGCAGATGACTATCTCGTGGAGATCGAGGCCCTTTATGGCAGCGTGTTTGATGATTATCTTGGTCCGATAGGTACGGGGGCATGGCTTTGA
- a CDS encoding rDNA-binding RNA polymerase I transcriptional factor (BUSCO:EOG09261660;~COG:K;~EggNog:ENOG410PG3I;~InterPro:IPR007991;~PFAM:PF05327), with translation MVVLATASRTATIAPRPTTNSSKMLVTSSPVSILKTPKSTPSTTGIKHRMMMGDDYSDLSLSPSSSSDAETSPSPRKRTRVKFDKEVLMVPYKEEPEPERKPEKSAAVVREEVRRAIQRHVSGTDSEAYDRIKETFAVDPRRRDEDNMFAYDVPTHTSLRYHLLGLLSNVASLDRSCNGLVQAVLNSVWLGRDESYIKLYIRFLGNLAAAQGSYLGAVLKMLVNFLGELPKDTGKIPGYPSVQVPVLYSRVHLALRHVMQLIPSGSGTLSPLLSAQFPFASDSAKANIAYTRNLIRVISYAPELQGDILSLITEKLVKIDVHIQVDLEDIEDEVGEDVLQGVSPESVMIEEDDAEDDDDNDSVLSDDSVDDESKRIKAIRDNILKLDGMIDTMFEYYAPPFTLGSLDDKENAFDLLMSHFQNIILPTYRSRHSQFLLFHFSQSSPILVDRFAAMCTELIFNKTQPAIMRQSAAAYLASFVARGAHISGEVVRDVFDLLGTYLNSLRLDYEATCRGPDLRRYGPFYSTAQALLYIFCFRWRDLTTAALEGDTPDQVDELEPEDIMFPPSVKEVLHQAIHSKLNPLKVCSPAIVSQFARMSQHFNLMYVFSILETNKRLRVSSYRSIGAMADPRFSQVEREIRAGDDLGYQLDAYFPFDPYQLPRSRRWVENDYVHWRGIPGLDEDDDSDSEADDNESDEDLSDGTETDDEL, from the coding sequence ATGGTCGTCCTTGCCACCGCCTCCCGCACCGCAACGATCGCGCCCAGGCCGACGACCAATTCATCCAAGATGCTAGTTACATCATCACCTGTGTCCATTCTAAAAACGCCTAAGAGCACCCCATCCACGACTGGGATTAAGcacaggatgatgatgggggacGACTACAGCGATCTCTCCCTGTCcccgtcgtcctcgtccgaCGCGGAAACCAGCCCGAGTCCTCGGAAGCGGACGCGAGTGAAGTTTGATAAGGAGGTTTTGATGGTGCCATATAAAGAGGAACCTGAGCCGGAACGGAAGCCAGAGAAGAGCGCAGCCGTCGTCCGCGAGGAGGTGCGCAGGGCCATCCAACGGCATGTCTCTGGCACTGACAGCGAGGCGTACGACCGCATCAAGGAGACTTTTGCGGTGGACCCGCGGCGCCGGGATGAGGACAACATGTTTGCCTACGATGTACCTACACATACGTCCTTGAGATATCATCTCCTGGGTCTTTTGTCAAATGTTGCGTCCTTGGATCGCAGTTGCAACGGACTGGTCCAAGCTGTGCTGAATAGCGTATGGCTGGGCCGGGACGAGTCGTACATCAAGTTGTATATACGCTTTCTCGGTAACCTTGCCGCTGCCCAGGGCAGCTATCTGGGGGCTGTGCTCAAAATGCTGGTCAACTTTCTGGGGGAGCTTCCCAAGGACACGGGGAAAATCCCAGGTTACCCGTCTGTGCAGGTGCCGGTGCTTTACTCCCGCGTGCACTTGGCTTTGCGCCATGTTATGCAGTTGATTCCGTCTGGTAGTGGAACGCTGTCGCCTCTTCTGTCTGCTCAATTTCCGTTTGCTTCCGATTCGGCCAAGGCCAACATTGCGTATACGCGGAACCTCATTCGAGTGATCAGCTATGCCCCGGAGCTTCAGGGTGATATTCTTTCCCTGATTACGGAAAAGCTTGTCAAGATTGACGTTCACATTCAAGTGGACCTGGAGGAcatcgaggatgaagtcGGTGAGGATGTCCTGCAGGGAGTCTCTCCGGAATCAGTCAtgatcgaggaagatgatgcggaagacgacgatgacaaCGACTCCGTCCTTAGTGACGATTCGGTAGACGATGAATCCAAACGAATCAAGGCCATTCGGGACAACATCCTCAAGCTGGATGGCATGATCGACACCATGTTCGAATACTACGCGCCTCCGTTCACGCTGGGCTCCCTGGACGACAAGGAGAATGCCTTCGATCTTCTCATGAGCCATTTCCAGAACATTATTCTTCCCACATACCGCTCGCGCCACTCCcagttcctcctcttccacttctcCCAGTCATCCCCCATCCTTGTGGACCGCTTTGCCGCGATGTGCACCGAGCTTATCTTCAACAAGACGCAGCCTGCCATCATGCGCCAATCAGCTGCTGCTTATCTCGCCAGCTTTGTTGCTCGCGGAGCTCATATCTCTGGCGAGGTTGTCCGGGATGTGTTCGATCTGCTGGGCACGTATCTGAACAGCCTCCGTCTTGACTATGAAGCTACCTGCCGGGGCCCCGACCTCCGCCGCTATGGCCCCTTTTACTCCACGGCTCAGGCCCTGCTCTACATCTTCTGCTTCCGCTGGCGAGACTTGACCACCGCTGCGCTGGAGGGCGACACTCCGGACCAAGTCGACGAGCTTGAGCCGGAGGACATTATGTTCCCGCCCTCCGTCAAGGAAGTGCTGCACCAGGCCATCCATTCCAAGCTGAACCCGCTGAAGGTGTGCTCGCCCGCGATCGTGTCCCAGTTCGCGCGGATGTCGCAGCACTTCAACCTGATGTACGTGTTCAGCATCCTGGAGACAAACAAGCGACTGCGCGTGTCCTCGTATCGCAGCATCGGCGCCATGGCCGATCCGCGTTTCAGCCAGGTCGAGCGGGAGATTCGCGCCGGCGACGATCTTGGCTACCAATTAGACGCCTACTTCCCCTTTGACCCTTACCAGCTCCCGCGCAGCCGACGCTGGGTGGAGAACGACTACGTCCACTGGCGCGGCATCCCAGGtctcgatgaagacgacgactcAGACAGTGAAGCGGATGACAACGAGTCGGATGAAGACCTCAGCGATGGGACCGAAACGGATGACGAATTGTGA